CAATTGTTCAAGGCCGTTGTTGTCTGCGGGCAGGTTGAGGCTGGCGAGAATCTCGCTGCGCTTGCGGCCATGCTGGTCGAGCAAAATGATCAATGCCTGTTTCTGCGCCAGAATATTTTCCAGCAGAGGCATGTCCCGCCCGTGGAGTGCCAGGGCTTCGGTCTGCAACAGCTCCAGCAATTGTTGTGCTGGAGCGAAGTCGTCGGTGATCAGTTGCAACAAATTAGTGTCGTGCATGGCTGGCCTTGGGTCTTGAGCGTCCAAAAGCCTGGCGCCGGCGGACGGCCTAGCGCTGGGCTTCGAAGTTGAGCAGCTTGCTGGCTACGCGGTTGCTGTCGACTTGATAGCTGCCATCGGCGATTGCTGCTTTCAACGCGGCCACGCGGGCGTTGTCGACGACAGGTTGATCGCGCAGCTTGTCAGTGACCTTCTGCAACTGCTGAGCCTCATTGCTGAGGTGTACCGATTCCCCATTGCTGACAGTGGCGGCCTGTTCGGCTGGCTTGGATTTGCCGGTTTCGGCGGTTTCCTTGCTGGCGCTGGTACGCGCAGTCCCTGTCACAGGTGAGGAGCTGTTTAAACGATTGAAATCGATGACCATGGTAAAAAACCTCTGGGTATTTGGACGCTTGCCATGTTTTCGGCCATCCCCAAAAAAACTTTAGGCTCATTTTTCAATGAACGAGCGCACGTCTGCGCTTGCCTTTGCGTAAGGCACAGTCTAGGGAACACCGAGGTCAAGCGCCAGCCTGTCTACCCTCCTTACATAGCCACTTCCACCTGGCCAGGCGCCATTACTTGCGCCTTGATGACTCGTTGGGAGTTGAGGTTCTTCACCCGAATCTGTTCGCGCATGCCGCCGTTGGACAGGGCCTCGCCCGGCATCCGCACGGCTAATGTGCCACTGCGGGCGGTGATGACCACCTGGTCGCCCTTGCGAACCACTTCGGCCTGTTCCAGATGTACCTGCGTGATCACTTGGTCAGCGACCATTGGTCGGACAAGTTTCTGACCAATGGCTTCATCAACGGAAGTCAGGAAGCCCTGGCTGATCTGGCTGACGTCGCGTTCACGCAGCACCACGTCCTGGGGTTCGACAATCCCGGCGCGCTTGAGCGGGCGAGTGGTGGTGACAATTTCGCGATACAGGCGCACTTGAGCGGGCACGAACACCGTCCAGGGGGCCGCGCTGTCGCAACGAACCTTCACCGTGACGCGGCCCAGCGGCCTGGCCGGACTCTCCAGCGAGGCAGTCAATTCCTTGTCGCACATTGGCATCCGCAGGCGCGGGTCGAGCTGGTTGACTTCGATCTCGTAGCGACCTTCGGTTTGACTGGTTGCCAGATAGTCTTCTACGGTGAACTCAAGAAAGCCCTGAGTGACGCCGATAAGGAGATCAGGCAAGGTTACTTCAGCAGCACCGACGGCAGGACCGCCAGAAGCGAGCAGGCAGGCAGCCAGCAGTGCACCGAGCCAGTGGCGGCAGTGAGTGGTCAGGCGTCGAGAAAATGTCGTTTGTGCGTTCATGCCGGTTCAATAGCAAGCCCCGTGCCGTTTAGTGATGAATGCGCGACGGACACATTAGC
This genomic interval from Pseudomonas alvandae contains the following:
- the flgM gene encoding flagellar biosynthesis anti-sigma factor FlgM; amino-acid sequence: MVIDFNRLNSSSPVTGTARTSASKETAETGKSKPAEQAATVSNGESVHLSNEAQQLQKVTDKLRDQPVVDNARVAALKAAIADGSYQVDSNRVASKLLNFEAQR
- a CDS encoding flagella synthesis protein FlgN; the encoded protein is MHDTNLLQLITDDFAPAQQLLELLQTEALALHGRDMPLLENILAQKQALIILLDQHGRKRSEILASLNLPADNNGLEQLASQSSVGDQLLSQSAVLNDLLSQCQAANARNGQSIQMQQAATANQLRILNGGEIPTLYDARGSTAKLVKHRPLSQA
- the flgA gene encoding flagellar basal body P-ring formation chaperone FlgA, whose translation is MNAQTTFSRRLTTHCRHWLGALLAACLLASGGPAVGAAEVTLPDLLIGVTQGFLEFTVEDYLATSQTEGRYEIEVNQLDPRLRMPMCDKELTASLESPARPLGRVTVKVRCDSAAPWTVFVPAQVRLYREIVTTTRPLKRAGIVEPQDVVLRERDVSQISQGFLTSVDEAIGQKLVRPMVADQVITQVHLEQAEVVRKGDQVVITARSGTLAVRMPGEALSNGGMREQIRVKNLNSQRVIKAQVMAPGQVEVAM